AAAAcagccagagtgtgtgtgtgtgtgtgtgtgtgtgtgtgtgtgtgtgtgtgtgtggtgggggaaGATAGGCTGGGGTAATTAATGCTAGAGTGTcttatgtttcatttttttttatgtttcatgatTATCcatgactctctgtgtcctttgACTCCGCCTCTGACCCTGTTCAATAGGGTAGGTTTTACCGTAATGATAGAGGCATTATTTATCATCAGAGGGGTTTGATCACAGTGCAGAATGTGGTTTATCCCTTCTCTTTGTCtggctgcaaaaaaaattattcaTGAGCACAAGCAGATTCTTAAACAAGGTAATCAAATATTCCGACCACTTGACCGCTAACTGAAATTCATGGTTTAATATTAGATAATACGTTTGGATTAGACATGACTCGCAAGTGAATGTTCATGTTCCATGGTAAATGAcatggagaaaagagaaaatgagttCCGTCTTGTTTTAATTACGCTTCGGACAGACATGAAGGATTAGGAGAGATTAATTACTGCTGCCGGTTGTGGTTTTCATCTGCTCTTCGGAGAACCTTTAAAACCATTAGCGTTACAATTATAATGCTCGCTGTCTGGGCATAAATGTCAACTGTGTATGAAATTAAGGCGAGAAAATGGGTATAATATTCAGGATTATCTTTTCATTCGTGACTTATCACCTGAAACTAAGATGTGTTGTGTTTTCAATACCCTGAAACAAGCCTTACATTCAGGTTAGGGTTACACTTAGTTTCCACTGAGCCTATCGTTTTGCACTGCCATGTCTCTACAGTAGCCCAGAAAGGACAATCCAACAACAAACATGACCCTTTGCATTTTCACAGGGGAGGGTGGCATGTGGGGTGTTGTAGATGCCACTAAATCCTCAGCACACCCGAcctttttttacacacacacgtactaaCTCTAATCAAGGCCTACTCTGACGGGTGTCTTAACCAAATGTGTGTTTGCCCTTTTAGCTGGGAGAAACACAACAAATGAAGAGCTGGAGAGCATGTTGGAGAGCGACAACCCCGCAATCTTTACCTCTGGGGTAAGTGAACCCGCGCACCCATCAATACAGAGCAGGTTTCTAATCTAATTCTACTCCTGTGTGGCCCCATCCTTCTGTCGTTGCCATCTTAGATTATTATGGACAACATCACAGAGCAAGCGATGAATGAGATCGAGACACGGCACAATGAAATCATCAAGCTGGAGAACAGCATCAGAGAGCTTCACGACATGTTCATGGACATGGCCATGCTGGTGGAGAGCCAGGTGCAAACGTCGATCCgctttcagctcctccagctgtgggGTTTGGGGCTCAGCCAAATGCACCAGGAAACAAACTCACAGATGCTGAATTCATTCATAAACCACAAATCCATCTGCCAATATGATAAGAGCTGCAATCCAAGTTTTGACATTCAGAATTCAAATTTTAGTTGCACTCTGTGGTCATGATGCTAAAACCGCACACGCTTGTAGAGCATCAAGTGAAGCTGTGCTTCGAGCCTAGACACCTGGATGAAGGTGAtgttttcagcagcagctgcttgtctGTTTACAAAATATCTTTGGAAATGTACACAGAATTTGGGGCAGAGATGATTATCGTTTTAAAGATCAGTCAATTAGAATTTGCTGATTGTTTATATTTGGGATTTCTGCCATTGAGCCAATCTTTATTCATAATTAACATGCAGCGTTCACATGCTGAGTGGAAAATCTGCTATCTGATTCTTCAAATTGGCATCAAAACActatgttgttattattattattattgaactATAACCAAGccagacatttatttaaagcttAGATGGTTAAGTTCACACTTACCCAGGGTAATCTTATAGGTAACAAATCCTCATACGTCTGTGTCGACCTCCAGGAAGATCTTTAGGCCTTGCTTATGTGAGGGATCAAGTGTTTCCCTAATAAGAATAAATGCTGAATGACTCATGAATGTAAACTATTGCTTGTAAGTCACATGAATTACAATCATACACAATCCATCAGCaggcttcctcttcatcgtttATTGTAGGAGTTATACATTGTTATGTGTCGACTAATTCACAAGTATTGCATTTACTTTTGTCTGCTGTAATGCATATAAATCCACTAACAATTATTTACTAACTCTTCCTTCCAGATAATTTGTAGTCAGTTTTATTTAATTCTATTTAGCCACTTTCAGCTTTGcgctctctttttcctctgtttttcatttctgcaaCATGGCATTGTCCCCACCGTAATGACTCTAAGCTCTAGAAAACAGAACAGCGCTTCCAATCCAGAAAGGTAATCATTTATGAGATTcctaattttgtttttaattattgttgCAGTGCATGCATGAAGTCTGATTGACTTTAATCGTCACTTTGATACAGGGTTTGTTCTTCTTCTAAAGTCACAGATTGATCCTTTAAGTTTGCATATCAGGCGACTGAAACTGATTTAAATATGTGTACAGTAATTACTTTTGATGCTTCCCCACATTTTCTCAGTCAGAAGGAAAATGTTAAGCCGTTAGTATCTCATTCTTACGTATTTCACGAAGAGGCTCATAAAATATTTAAGTATTGTATGAAGTCAGGCCGCATTGCAGAAAAATAGAATACAATTTGATAAATCTTCATCAGACTCTAGATAAATTTTGAACTTAATGAGGTTAACGCTGATTTTGCATGTGGGTCTGGGTGTATTTCTGCTGTCACTACCAAGACAGTGACCGCCTCTCTTGCCTTAATGCAGGGCGGACTGGTGAACAACATTGAGCGGAGGGTGCTGGAGGCTCACGAATATGTGGAGCGGGCTAAGGAGGGCTTCCCAAAATGCAAAAAGATTAAAAAGACTGGCAAACGGGTGAGATGCAAGATGCACATATTCTGCGTAGTGACtcattatttctctttttttccactttccttcctccatctctgttTCCCATTCTCCCATTATTCCTCCCCCTTTTCTTACCTCCTCTCCATCTGTATCCACTCACCCACCTCCTATTTCCATACCTggatccctctctctttcctgccCGCATGTCTTCCACTCCTCCTCTGTAACTAACCTCTCCTAGGGGGAAATGATAGACCGCATAGAGTACAATGTGGAGCACTCTGTAGACTATGTGGAGAGGGCGGTATCAGACACTAAGAAGGCGGTTAAATACCAGAGTAAAGCCCGGAGGGTGAgtcacacatgcaaaaaaagaaaaaatcaatcaatgcatGTGCACAAACATTCGACAGCATTAAGTAATGGGTGTCTTCAGAAGCATTGCATGTGTTACATTTTTCAGTGTAAGTGTCTGTGTATGCTCGCCTGTCATGTGTTCTGCATGTGGAACATCTGTGGTGTGTGTACATGGCATATTCTACAGCATTGATTCCCAACAAGGTGCACCTTCAGGAGAGAATCTCCAGCTATCGGCAGATAGCATTGAGAACTGTCACAATAACCAATTAGCTCTCAGCTCGACTGCACTGGGCAGTGCTGTCACACCTGAAAATGGCCTGCTGCTGAGTGAGAGAAGGTAATCTGTTAAGCACACATTTTATTATCTCTGATAACAGGCATGCTGTTTCCCCCCTACTTTCAGTCTtagtgctaagctaagctaattttACCAGCCTCTGGCTCCAGCCTTGAGCATCCTGCACAGTAGATGATTTCAAAATGTGTGCCATTCCATGTGGCAGCAGAGAAAGCAGCAAACGGATCGACTGAAAAATGTGCCAGATCCTAAAAATTGATGAAACCAGCATCACCATGTCTTGCATTAACAAACAATATTCAGTTTCACATATTGTATGATGTTAGATTTTAAACGAGTTAAATTACAGGCTGGTGAGTCTGTAAAGCTAATTAAAAAGGCATATGAAAAAACTCAGTAAAAGCAGCATAAATCCACCGGCTGCTTTAATGGCCATCCTTCTTTCTCCAATCTTGTCCACAGTGGAGCAACTCTGCCATCTCTTGTTTGATAATTAGAATATCACTCAAAGGCAGAGTAAATTCGTGCATCACCCCAACAGGCTTCTACATGATTTTCTCCCCTCGTAATCAAGGaagtttctgtctttccttatCTCTCTTATTCTTACTCATCCGACAAGCGACTGAATCTTTGTCTGACTCTTTGCCCTCCTTGTTTTCCATCATCTTTCTCCATCCAGAAGAAGATCCTGATAGGATGCTGTGTTGCAACATGTCTGACTGTCCTCATTATTTCCCTCGCAGTTGGACTCAGTTAGGAAATCCCTACAGAGCAAACAGGGCAGGAGGTGAATTCTTCTTCTCAGGGCCATGTGATCAGCATTTCAAATGGACAGTACAGTCGGTACCTGCTTTAGAAACAGGAAACGGGCTTGTATTACTGCCCTTGGGGTCATTAGAGTCTCtcccagccttttttttttaacctttaaattattcttaatgcattttcttttctaaagcAAACTCTCAAAAACCTTGTGGAACGAATTCATGCTGCGTCTCTTTGTGTCATGATTCACATTTTGTTGCATGTTCTTCTGTACTACTGTAATAGTCAAAGTAGTCACCCATTCAAATACAGTCATATCTAACATTGAGAACCCTGGCTATGTTTTGATTACAAAATTGTTTTtcaaaacatacatttaataaatacatttatttgctttcttgtgTCTTGTTAGATGAGAGGAGTGATGGAAATAGTCAGTATTTTGTCTTGAACGTACCTCTGAAGGAAACACATTACTGCATTGTCAGTGCCACTGCAATCCAAAATATCATATATGATTGTGGCATCAATCCTCACCTCTAACAGCTGAAGGCAGATAATTAACCCAACTATTCCTTTACTAGTTGGGTTATTGAGGGTTAAAATGTTGGACATGGTCTGTTTATGAACTCAGATGGAGGAATGCATGCTCATAAACATTTTTGTACAGGTTTCCTTCATTTTAAAGTCACTGTCTATATTTTATACTCAAAATTAATGTCGCTGAATTATGAAGCTATACTTTGCATGTATTTTGGGATGGAGTGCATGCCTTCCGTCTGCATCCTTGTGAGCACTAGATGGCGCCTTTGAGGACTAGCATATTTTATATGCAGTGGCTTTAAATATGAGGATAATGCATATTCATGACTTGTGTGATTGTCTGTATGTTTAATATGGTGTGAACAAAATGCAGGAGCCGGAGATTTGTGGCTTTCAGAAGTAGAACATGTGGAAATGCTTATAAACCTTTGTCAAACTCCAGCAACATCTTCAGATGacattaaaaatcaaatcaacatGGCACTGAGACATTCAGGATTTCTttcaaactgcattttgttcCTATCATTCTAATGTTTCAGAATGTATTCCTTTATTTCTAACATATTTTCTCCGTTCTCTGTTTGCTGCCTTGGATAACTGTTTATctgtttcatatatatatagaagaaaataattattatcataTGCTGTGTGATTCTGGCAGTTGTTATTGCCTCCATCGTTGGGGGGACACTAGCCTAGTCTTCCACCACATTCACActaaaagacacacaaacacacagcagagcgAAACGCAACAGATTCCTATCTTAAGTTTCCCGTATTCATGAATgcatgtaatctattacatgttTAGCACAAGGTGGGTTACATAGGCCTCGGGCCAGAGGTCTTTTCGCATGAGTTACTATTTTGTAAGTGTGGTGCTGCAAACTGTTTATTTGAGTGTTGTCTGAGATACGTTTCCAAAAAGTCAATCCTCGAATGAAAAATGTACTACATGATACGTTACACTATACGATACATTCCAACTTCCAAATAGGAAACGTCTGTAAATGTCTGTTATTTGTTGTATAGGCAAAGTGACAGGCCACTCATCAAAGCTCATTTCGACCTCTCTTAATTTACTCTTGCTTTTCTAGTCATTTTGCTTTGTGTCTCTGACGTCCTCTACCTGCCAGGGAGAGGCGCGAGACACACGTTAGATCATTTGCTTGTAGAATCGCCGTCATCGAATGTCACCTCTTGCAAGCGTATGAGAGCAGTGCTACTCAACTTGGTCTGGCCTTACCAGTTTTGCAGCATTCATCACCCTTGTTCCAGTGTTGAATGGGAGTGCATGCATCCATGTGAAGGAGGATATGTTGTAGCTGCTGCCTGTTTGAATGTGCCGAGTGCCAGTCATGGGATGAGAACATGGGTGTTTGTTATTCGCcatctgtgtctttgttttgtatAAAGTGAAAACTGATGTAAAGCTGTCTAACACTGCCAGTACGTTCAAATCAGCTGTTAAATTGAAGTCTTGTGTGGTTTTATTGATAATTCTGGTTTTTAAGTGGCAACTCCTTAATTTTTGTCTTCTGATAAACTCCCGAGCTTTAAAACAGAGCATATCTTTTTGTCAAGTATATTTCTCTATATCTGTGAGGGAACCTGACGAGTCATCACTTTAGCATGAACTCTGTAAAAGATTATTTTCGGATGACACACGAGACATGAACAGGCTGCAACCATGTTAGTGTTGCCTACAATAACGTGTTGCCTTGGTGTTGTATTGCAATGAcacagttttgttcaaatatttagcattttgtgttttgtttttgtttgcttgtttgtttttagtttttccaAGTAAAGTTTGTCTGAAAAAATCAGTCGGCATTTGTGCAATGCTTTAGAGAAGTATTTTCAAAAAAGATGGGATGTTTCTGGAAATCCATTAAACATTAACTTATTTCcacactgcaaaaaatacaaataaaattggaatttaaatattattttccttGTCCAACCGCAAAATCCATAATTCCTAATATCCGTTTTCCCAAGTTTCTAACCAGGAGAtggcagaaacacatttatttacacttgtTTGCTGTCAAATGTACTTCATCTTTAAAAGTTACTCAACAAGATCCTGGAAGGAACCACAGTATCcaacaaacattttattcccCAAAACAACAATCACAAAACTGGGGCGCTTGAATGAATGTATCcatataaaagaagaaaaaatttAAATTGTGATGCGTTCATTTGGACACAACgttgaaataaaaagcaaatgcCCACTGAAGTTACAACTCAAACTTttccccatataaaataactgaaaacaactGAATCCGTTCCGTCTTTCATGGATGACTAACTTCTGGGGTTCAGGAGCTGGGAACAACGGAATATTTCAGTTCATATTCAGCCTGCAGTCCAGACGAATATAAAGGAGAACCACCTTAAACACAATAGGTGGTGGCTCACCCGGCGGAACTGGTTGATCAAAGGACAGATCCAGCTCCGACGAGAACACGGGGTCTCTGCGTTGAACGTGATCGATCATCTGCTGACTAGCTGCGTTCCCTTTCGGCATCACCGTGCCATATCTTCTCTGAGATTGTCCTTATCAAGTATGTAGTCCTTCTCCCCTCTGGTCACCACTCCATCCAGCAGAAGGTCATCCAGGAGCTGACCGATCAGAGGTTTGGACACCTTGGTCACAAATTTGGGCCTCACACCGGTGAGCTTCTCCTCTGTgacaatgtgaaaataaaagttaCAGAAGAAAACAGCAGATAAATCACTAGGATTTCAAACTCTGGTTTATACTTGATTAGGAATTATCTGGTTTAAATGTACTATGTTTAATAAAAACCGGATATTATGTTGGAAGCAAAATCAAGCAGAGAATGTTTTACACACCTGTAAATTCGCcgatgtaaaagaaaaaatccaATCAGACTCAATTCCGGTGATTAGTTTTCAATCACAAAAACATCACTAACAGGACTTTAGAAAACCTTAAcaatcaaatgtatttaatgaacaaactaaatagaaatgtaaaaaaaaacaagggaaacacaatttgaagaaaaaagacCACGTGACGAACGTGAATTTGGAATTTGGATTATTGCTCAATGAATAACAAAGTCTTATCATTTAAAGCTTTCATGCTCTagatttatttacttatatttatgtatttgtttatttttgccgTTTCTgtaatgctttttcttttctttgtcgaCCTGCTTTCTGCGTGAATAATAATATAGTTCGATAAAGGTAATTATTTGGAGAGTTTGAAACGTCAGTTCTTACAGTTTGAGGACTACGTATTATGAGCAATTACAAAGCAGAAACGCGAGAGGGCGGTAGACCAACAGGAAACGAATCAAAGTAGAAGaagcaacaaacaaaatgtctgtGACGAGGCTAGCCGCTTGGCTACAGTAAACATCCACCAGTGGAAACCTGGAGCCAGAACGACGATAAGGATATCGAAGTATTTTAAAGCTACGAATGAGAATGTATGTTGATACGAACAATTCCAATTGACAAATGGGTTGTTGGCATCGTATTCACGCATATAGCAACATTAAATAAGCTAGTTAGCGTAGCTAGCTATGTTAGCTCTGCAATTAGCTTGTGCAAACACTGATAGATGGCTGTAGAATCGTATGCATATTTCGCGTTTTTTTTCTCTATATTTAACGTCAGAGCAATATAGTGAGCGATATTTCACAATGTGAGTGAGTAACAGTTTTCGCTATTGTGGAGTACGACGTGTTTTAAAGCTGCTGCTTTGTCACCCGTACAGTGAGTCGACCGCGGACTATTTGCAGAGGTCAAAGCTTGACGCATTTCAATTCAGCAGGTGTTTTTCCTGTCTTAAATAAATCCAAACCCAGTTGTCAGCGCGGTCATTGCTGTTGAACATGTTTGGCaagcttgatttaaaaaaaaaaaaacgtaatgGCTTAATAAGGAGAAAGGCGTGTGTTTCTCACTTTTCAGTTACTAAAATACAAGTTCTACGACCTGTTTTGCTTGTTGGTGTTTCCTATCTTCATTCAGAAGTCTTCTGAACTCTTGTGAAGGATGACGAGCCAGCGGCGCGGGATCCGTGTGGACCAATCTGAGCTTCTCTGCACGAAAGGATGTGGTTTTTATGGCAACACTCGTTGGCAGGGTCTGTGCTCCAAGTGCTGGCGAGAGGAAAATCAACgagaaaagcaaaaacagattCAAGAAGACTGGGCTCTTGCTGAGAAGTATGTCTGTCTCTCTAAGGCACATGTCCTGTCCTGTTCTATTACCGCCTCATTTGGTTGGCTTGCTATTGTCCGTATGTATCTCTGACACCAATTACTGTCTCTTGTCttcaggctgcagagagaggaacAGGAAGCTTATGCAACTAGACATCAGAAGGTCCAGTCACAGTCTACCATCACACCGTTCAACAAGTTCGAGGAAAGAAAAACTAAGGAAAAATCCAGCAAAGTACACACAGTTACAAAGTTCTTCACTCCATCTTCAAAAACACCATCAAAAAAAGGtaatcgtttttatttattttgtgaaatgtgGAGATTTGCTTTATTTGCTGTCCTTGATGTATATGCTTATTGTTGAACTTTTCTGCCTATATTTTTGCAGAACTGATTCTGATGGCCTCTTTCACTGGAAAAATATTAAGAAACTAAAGCAGAATGAGGCCATCAACATGTTTGCTCAATAGTTTTGATTTTTAACCACTTCTCTAGTTGTGTAATCTGATAAAACTACCAAATGTGTGGTTATAAGAGGATTCAGAACAAAGCACGGCTACTGCATTTCCCAAGGGAGAATTAGAAGAAGAGGCAGCAGGTCAAAGACAACTGCCCTAAAAAGAAGCACCTTCTATTTGTATATCTGTAACAACTTAGCCTGCTACTACATGTGccgctgctagctgctgctgatttTGGTGTGTTCTCCAAGATCCTGCTCCAATTGATGCACATTCCAGCCCGAGTCCCAGCTCTTCTGCTGGCCGGCACGCCTCTCTGGACACTGACCATGCAACACGAGAGTTCATCGACTTCCTCAAGCCTCTGAAGTCTGGTAGGGAGATCTTCAAACAGTGCCGGGCCTTCACCGAGAGCATGGTCTATAAGCGGGTGAGCCATGGCAGATTATCATATATTTCCTTTTTGTTGGGTTAACGGAGCTTAAAGGGAAGTTTTGCGTGTGAGTAGCTACTCAAGTCATTCACCTGCTAAAAACTGCTTTCTGTATTCAGTTCAAGATTTGGGTTTTACTTGGTGTGCAATAGATTTGCtgaaccattttttttaatgtttaatatatGTTTACTTGAACTGATTAATTACTACAAATGTAATTCCAAAAAGCTGAGATGCtctataaaacattaataaaacagaatGTGAAAATCTCTGTCCCTTTTTGACATTCGGTTCAACTGAAACCTGAATTTCATgtcaacaacacaacaataaataaatacatttacattgtgtatattatatttaaacaatGATTTACACCATTTCATTGTGGTTTTATTGACATGTAGAATAATGCACCAACATTTTTGGAATTGTTTTAATTCACTTCTGTTTCCAACATTAAAATCCATAAAGCTGACATTAATTCAAAattcaaaggagaaaaaaaactttgaacGTAGAacttttctttaaattaattcAGATGCTGACTCAAAACTTGGTGCCTTCAAGTAAAATTATTGTTTGATCTTTTATAAAGATTTGCAGCATTTCAGTTTGTTCACAGTTAAGTGCTTATCAATTTTAAATTGTCATGTAATTACATATAACAAATAACACAATTATGAGATGCACATTATATGAGTATTAGTTTTGCTGAAGCTAAAACCCATTTGAATCTGGTGTGGTTTTGTTCAGGACATGGCTGCTGATGAGCTGTCGGAGTGCGTGCAGGACTTCTATCAGAACCTCTCTGAACGGCTCCAGACTCAGTTTAAAGGTACTGCTTAACGCTTTCATTGAAGAAGGGTCAGATATGAATATCACAAATAGTACACGGTGTATAATGGGTCTTTGTATGTTGCTCCTTGTGCTTCTGTTCCAAGGAGCAACAGAGCAAGTGGACAGTGTTATGGATGAAGTAGAAAAGTACATGATGACCCGTCTGTATAAGGAAGTGTTCTGTCCTGAGACCACCGATGATGAGAAGAAAGACTTGGACATTCAGAAGAGAATCAGGTGATCAAACACAACGTATCCAGTCTGCGGCAAGCACAGCAGTTAAAACGATGGCATCACAAACGCTTCCTCTTTCAGAGCCTTGCACTGGGTCACCATCGAGATGCTGTGCGTGCCCGTGGATGAGGAGATTCCCGAGGTGTCCGACAGTGTAGTCAAAGCCATCACAGGTAAGACCCTCGTCATATCCAGTGAGAATATTTAATACACAGTGTTATCTACTCAAATCTCTTTGTTATTGCAGATGTGATTGAGATGGACTCAAAGCGCGTGCCCAAGGACAAGCTCGCGTGCGTCACCCGCTGTAGCAAGCACATCTTCAACGCCATCAAAGTGAGCAGGAATGAGGCTGCGTCTGCCGATGACTTCCTCCCGACACTCATCTACATTGTGCTGAAAGCAAATCCTCCCAGATTGCAGTCCAACATCCAGTACATCACTCGCTTCTGCAACCCCAGCAGGCTGATGACCGGAGAGGATGGATACTACTTCACTAATCTGGTGAGAAGATTCTACATTtgtctggtttgttgttgtgagAACAATAAATGTTGCTCATGTATcaatcaaacaggaagttgtgttGCGGATGATTTACATGTTCTCGTAATGACGggtatttcttttgtttgtttgctttatgaGTGTGCGTATGCTAAATTATTAAAGTAATAGTGGAATACAGTCCAACGGTAGTTTAAACGTTCTCTTCTGGAATTGGAATCATCGCCTCTCAAAAATAGTTCAAAGGAAAACGAAACACTACAACATTTGCAAAGGTAGAATTATAGCGGTATATAATTGTGTTTAACCCGTCTCCTTGTATTCCTGAGTCTTCCAgaagaaataccccccccccccctactctccCTTTGTCTTCTCTTTGTCTCGTGTTCAGCGCTCTGGTGAGGCTGAACAATCTTCTGCGCGTCTGTCTGGCTCTTTCCTCATAATAATTATGACCCATGTACTCAACTTCATATTTTCATCCAGCAGATCCAGATTTGTATCTAAATCTGCACCACTTTAAATACATTCAGAGATATTAATATCAGATAtgttttgggggggaaaaaagctgGTTATTTTGCAATATTAACAAAAGCGAGGCAACAAATGTATCTGCTGTCGCAAACTACAATCCACAGTGAGGGTTTCTTCTAATGGCCTCCCACACCCCTTCTGCTCAGTGCTGTGCAGTCGCCTTCATTGAGAAGCTGGACGGCCAGT
This genomic stretch from Brachionichthys hirsutus isolate HB-005 unplaced genomic scaffold, CSIRO-AGI_Bhir_v1 contig_956, whole genome shotgun sequence harbors:
- the LOC137915980 gene encoding rab5 GDP/GTP exchange factor-like — encoded protein: MTSQRRGIRVDQSELLCTKGCGFYGNTRWQGLCSKCWREENQREKQKQIQEDWALAEKLQREEQEAYATRHQKVQSQSTITPFNKFEERKTKEKSSKVHTVTKFFTPSSKTPSKKDPAPIDAHSSPSPSSSAGRHASLDTDHATREFIDFLKPLKSGREIFKQCRAFTESMVYKRDMAADELSECVQDFYQNLSERLQTQFKGATEQVDSVMDEVEKYMMTRLYKEVFCPETTDDEKKDLDIQKRIRALHWVTIEMLCVPVDEEIPEVSDSVVKAITDVIEMDSKRVPKDKLACVTRCSKHIFNAIKVSRNEAASADDFLPTLIYIVLKANPPRLQSNIQYITRFCNPSRLMTGEDGYYFTNLCCAVAFIEKLDGQSLNLSSEEFDLYMSGQASPHWPQTPGPSSSSPGSGALNQVQKRLDLLTGLGERQERVMEKARQLESDLIDWTDEVEQKVQSVLESFPPEKENTAAATANGTTPAATANGTTPAASSAIDADNVESELLPPPLQPQVFAG